Part of the Cydia pomonella isolate Wapato2018A chromosome 5, ilCydPomo1, whole genome shotgun sequence genome is shown below.
GCAACAATGGGTCAAATCTATCTGTACGTCACACTATTATCTTATCTATTGATGTCATTTGCCTCTGGCATGAGAATTTTGTGTTAAGCTTTACATTGTTACTTCCTTGTTGAATAGGGAGTTATGTTAGTTTTGTATTACTCATCATGTTCACTTTTGCAACAAAtgcttatattatttttgtttaatttaacttagaaatgtatttatgttgtcaaatatattatagtttgactAAAGTGCattacaaaaaattttttttgttttttacatatttgtgTTGTTTGTATCCCATCCATCAAATGCATATTAATTTATACTAATAGGCATGCTGCTGTGTAATGGTGTGTTAAGATAAGGCGACAATATTAATCACTgttcaaattcaaattgttATATGGAATTACTAAAACCATAAATATAACTTGCTTCAAATCCCTACATAGTATGTCTCTTACTTTAAGATTGAtcagtttaaatataaacattttcaaTGTATACTTGAATTCTAAATGTGTCAATGCAGACTCAATTAATTACACCTGCAACTCGTTAATAGCAAATAGATATGCTTTGTTCACTTTTGTTTTACGAATTAAGTCCCgtagaaagttttttttatgaatgcTCCTTTTTTGTAAGTAAGTGCATCATAATTGTAACTGTCCCCACGTAACCAGCTGCCTTGCGGAAATATTGCCTGAAGCAGCTAGGTGTCTGGACACGTGTCTCACCCGAAGCAAACGCACGCGCGGTCTCAATGCGACGGGCGAGGCACTTCTACAAAGATCTACTTGCTTACACTGTCCAGTTGTTTATACgactaaagtaaggacgctaagcaagAAGAATTTtatacattgacccgcctgtatctatctctatcgcacgcacGGAATTATATTGCTGCCTTGCCCCTGATGCTGGCGGTCAATGGAACCGGCAGGACCATGTACGAAATTATTCGTgattagcgtccttactttttCTCATACAATTGTAATACTTCTAGGTTTTATTTTCCCGCTAATTTCGCATAACGTTAATTGCAGATATGGAAAGGAAATATTTCTGGGCGTGGACAGATTTCCAAAGCTACGTAGACTGTATGCTCGTGTTCTCCGTGATCGGGGCCGCCGCCACGTACCTGATGATCGAGTTCGGGCCCTTCGTGGAGCTCATTGGGTTCATGGCCGTGTTTACGGAGGCCATGCTCGGGGCGCCGCAGATCGCCAAGAACCATCAGAACAAGAGCACGGAGGGGATGAGGTACGTTTGGTacagaaatttaaaaaacataaaaggaAAGTACGAAAAGTCActtgactatttccatacatttataTCACATTTATATCAACAATTGTCATCTTAGCGGTGTTGTGTAAAGGCTTAAACGCTGCGTGTCTCCGCCGGTATTCTGCGCACTCCTGGCACGGCACGCCTCGTGCGAGCGTGACGCCTCGCTCACGCCGCGCTCGCGCCTCCCTGTAGTGTGAGGAAGCCTGAATACAAGCCAGCTTCCCAGCCTTGTAGAATCTAACTAAGAAGTACTTACGTAGCTTATGCTCGTACGTAGAGCTAACATAAATCTTATTCAGGCGTATGTGAgggttattattttcattgttttctGTCGGGCCTCCCCCTccttactaaatatttattacattcttGTGTTGATATTGGCATGTCCTTTTCTTCATGTTTCAGCTTGAGCATGGTGATTATGTGGACCTGCGGTGACATATTCAAGACTGCTTATTTTGTATTGAGGGAGGCGCCCACGCAGTTCTGGGTGTGTGGCTCACTGCAAGTTGCGTTAGACGTTGTCATACTCTTCCAAGTAAGTATCATTGGCTAGGTACCTGCCCGCTGAGCAGGATAGTAGCGTCCTCCTAGTGGCTATGTGACATATTACTGATTTGACGGATATCAAATACATAATATGGAAATACGAGGCCATGAAATGACGTATTATTCACGTCGTAAGCGATCATTGCTTGTAGTTTCCCCATCAAGCATATCGAACAAGCATATTAGCTACAATACCATCAAATGATAAAATCtgataagtataatataaagtAGCGTTCTTgacaatttttgtaaatttgcgCCACTTTGTCAGTTTGAAATAGCTGGTATCATATTTCGATAGCCTCACACCGAAACACCAACCACCATAGCAGTCCCAAAACGCTCTTGAGTGATAATTTATGTTATAGGGAGtccgttttttagcattagaaggtaagcgattctgacgtgtctttttatcgaaaaacacttaaaaaataagtcacggcaaatatgtaacgaTTATATATCATAAATATACAATCATTTCAATTCTTtagctttcataagtaatagttactgataaaaaaaagcgtttttcattaaaaggacttgttaaaattgtttaacttttttctaatgctaaaaaacgaactatagttcAAACACACAAGCTCGGCAACTACCTAATGTACCGGAACACTCACGGGCCTTCTAAAGTTCTATACcaatttataatggtaaagCCTGACCAATAATATATgatttcattggaactacatttttcatactaaactaaactgtcaccctatacatgagaataacagcgccctcttgacaatagtcatatatttctggtcggtcTTTACTAAGACCTGGTTAAGTAAACCCATCTACAACTATAATCAGAAATGCGACGTCATTTGTGGGGGTTTATTAccagtttttattaataactagTGCCGAGTATTACGTATTTATAACAGCAACATTGTGGGTTCAAGAGTCGTTTAACATAACTAATTAAGTACATCGATAACAGATTGATTTACCGTGTTGTGTATACGACGCAAATTTAATGATGTCACTGTATGAAACCTTATGCAGATGGATATAGGGCTAGTATTATATCTGATTTTTGAATGGGTTGCTGCCATTTGGTTTAAATGAGTAGTATTTTTCAACACGTATTAGTGACGTGTTACTGACTAGATGTTGATGTAGTGCAGGGACGCCCAGCCGGAAGCAAGCAGGCTGTCCATCGCTCGTTGCGTTCAAATTGACTAACTATTATGATTGTGTTATGTTATGTTGGACATTGGCCTCTCGCCtacaaatatgtaaaataagaGGGATGAACCCGATGAATGCTTTACAATCAAAATCATACCGATCTGATAAATAATCTATCTAGTGGTGACCGCACAAGccataaaaaggtcaaatacggCGTTctctgaataaaatatttcctttggtaaaattaatctttgtgtttctaagatgtatttaagaagtatgcttgtttgccaccgacgtagtttaaTAAAAGTGGAGCCACTCAGATTTTTCGGGGGTTTCAGCGTCGGCGACGTCTGGGgttataattgggtacttgacacatgttgaatattataacaaaatttagctaaatggatataAAATGGGCCAATCAttttaaaaaagtggaatttaaacaggcatattgagattataaaaaaatactccaCCACTACTACTTGAGATTATAATAAGGCTTCAAaggctcaaaaaaaaaattttttttaacttttaaatataaagaaaaaaagtatGCCATTCAATTCCttaaatgttattgaaaaataaattgtatgacaactatatacataaacgcaatatttcacggtcaaaatagcaattttcttgatcttccatacatttaggacagactaatgtaatgtgacgtcacattacattatcattttgttagaggcgtttcaatcgtcgagtgcgagcgtcagactttaactctcatttctgacctttgcatgtgttgcttaaatgccatgagtctctatatagacatttgatcctcaggaaaatcaagatcgacggacattttttttttaatagcctgtttgaatgtcccactgctgagcaaaggcctctccccctgatttccacgattcccgatttggtatttcctccggccagttgtccgatggacattatttacaaaaaactgtcaagtagccaattgtttaagtttagattctaagtcaagtttggtatcatttcACACGCCACGACTTCTTTTGTTCACGCAACCCCATATTTTATGAGCTGCACCTTCGACTACTACATATTATGTCAGTGTCGAGAGAATTATTAGAGCGATTTTTTAGCGGATGATACGTAAATAAAATCGGAATACATAGGGAATACTAGCGAACCCTGAACTCCGAAGTAGCTGCTGAGGATAAGTCCTCACCACCGGCGCGAGAAGAGAATGTGAGAAAAATATCAGTGATATTATAATTCGAGAAAGTACTTTGTTTTCCAGGTGTGGCTATACCGCCGCGacacggcggcggcgcggcgagcgcggcgcggcgaCTAGCAGTGGACCGAGAGCGACTTATAGCACCACCGCTGCCGCTGCCGCCTCCTAGCGGGACTCTTATGATAACTGCACAGTAACACGCTACTTTGCAAATAGCTAATTGTGTTTTTTGTGACGTGACTCATCGAAACAGGATGAAATGAGAAATGCTGTCAACGGCGTCGGAACGGAAATAGCAACTTCCAAGTAGAAGAATACGATAAGTAAATACGACATCTCTTATGTATATTGTTGGGAACATAGTATTCACTTCTTCAGAAACGAACTTTGCTTTTCATGCGACGAAATTAGTGACTCCAGGCTGTGCattgtataggtacttataggTACTCAACATTTCCAAGAAACGTCATTCGTCGCCACATAGAGCACACACCAACCGCGTGAACGCGTCTGTTTGCGGCGTCATAGTGATTTGAGCCCCGTCTTATCACTATCGTGCGGTGCGCGTGTAAAAAGGTAGCGCGATGTTGATACAATAGCGAACTTTTTTTAATCGCTCTTTTGCGCAACATCGCATAATACAGCGTCGTGTATAGGAATTCTGTCTTACTCCGCATTTACACATGCGACGAGGGAAATAATGATAGTGTGTACACGCAGAGAAAACAGTGTATTCGCCATTTACTTGTGTGTAAAAGCGGAATTagttaaataatgataaaatgtGCCAATatctaatttttattacaattgaCTTCACAATTTTCGAAATAGGCGATTTTTATCGCATGTCGAAGGTGCTATAAGCTCGTGCCTCCTTAGTGACGTGATCAACGAGGTTATGATGGAAACTGAATGAAGTTAATAACTGATCGCTCGTACTAGAAAACGCCTTTGTGTAAATGTTTCATTGACTGATCAAATGCTcaggatggtattccacctgtccaatttttgctccaatgtgtatttgcatctcacattttgcttaatgagagagcgagacgcaatgcacattggacaaagaaattgtaCAGGTGAAGATCGTGCAGGCTGGAGGGCGTACTTTGgcgttccaaatggccgaagaccgtctggacgtcctaggtaccgctggagagacaaagtacaaaaagaccttagcgaacgcGGCGACGTCGAATGGACAGAAATGCATATGGCGGTCTTtggtttcggaggccaagattgacttcgggtcgctgcgcctcAGCAGTAAGTCAGTATAGAATACCATCCTAAGGTACGCAAATATCTGggttcgaataaaaaaaaaacgtatttttgtAACATTTCGCGCCTTCAATGAGGCCGTTCTCAACTAATTATTCGTGCATCCAGTCAATGAAAACTTTTTCCTTAGCGCcctctatacctacctactgaaCAATTGGCAGTTTTAAATATAGATGTCAGTGGttaaaaggtacaaaagaagGAGAGGTAGGTAGAATACAGTGGTAGGAGACCaacattagaaaattgtttgtTGCTTCCGTTATTTTAAGGGTGCAATCTACTAGTCGTACGTTCCTTTAGGCCGCTTTTCCACTAAAGCTAAGCTACTTTTACATACAAGTGATCCATAGGTTCGAAACTTCACAATTCAAACATCTTAGCTCTGGTGGAAGACGAACCTTATTTTCAAGGACGAAATTGTATGCTGTTGCTgtttatttgtacataaataaaatggtAGTGATGTGTTGATTAGATTGACATTAGTTTGAATTTATTGAAAGTAGACCACATAAAAAAATGAAGGCAAATTATTGCAGCTTCGCGTGGTTCTCCATCTGGCCTTAccaaatttatatttgtatcgGTATAAAATCAACAAAGTTgtgttattattttactaaagcATTTATTTAAGCCCGTCAAATCAGTCACATGGTTTTGTTGCctgatataaatattataatgtgtGTACCCGAGCGTAGTATGGTTAGGTACATAAGTAACATAAGTATTATTTGTGATATGTAGGTACAATGCGCATTGGTAAGCAATCACCTGTACGTACAAATTAAATCAacttcaaaattattattatttgagtaATAGGTATTAGGTGCAAGTTTTATTACACTGGATATCGATTTATAATGTCTAGCTAGAGCCTATTTTCTGACGTTACGAGTAATAATTTTGACCAATAAGAGATTCTTGACCACTACAATTCTCGTTTTACGACCATcgggaccgatttttgaatttcatcGCTCGATTTCGTGATCTCCCAtaaataatatctccactactaggcatttaaattctactacaGTGGAAGAaggcggtggtggccgagtagaTATGAAagaaagcggtggtggccgagtggatatgacgtccgactttcaatccggaggtcgtgggttcaaatcctggctcgtaccaatgagtttttcggaacttatgtacgaaatatcatctgatatttaccactagcttttcggtgaaggaaaacatcgtgaggaaacctgaatacatctgcgaagaagttcaaaggtgtatgtgaagttcccaatccgcattgggctagcgtggggactatagcccgagccctctcgcgcatgagaggaggcctgtgcccagcagtgggacgcatataggctaaattattatattatttttacggTGGAAcctaagcgctggtggcctagcggtaagagcgtgcgacttgcaatccggaggtcgcgggttcaaaccccggctcgtaccaatgagtttttcggaacttatgtacgaaatatcatttgatatttaccagtcgtttttcggtgaaggaaaacatcgtgaggaaaccggactaatcccaacaaggcctagtttatcctctgggttggaaggtctgatggcagtcgctttcgtaaaaactagtgcctacgccaaatcttgggattagttgtcaagcggaccccaggctcccatgagccgtggcaaatgccgggacaacgcgaggaagaagagtggAACCTCGATAACTTAAAAACCTCTATAAGTGAATACAATATTGTGATCCCTTCTCCACGGAACCGAAAACCTCGTTTATTTAAAGTACCAAAACTTCTACAACTTAAACGAATAATTTGGAACTTAGACCTCAGTAACTTAAAGTTGTGTTTTGACGACCTCTATAACTTAAAGTGCTATCGTAAATTCATTTAAACATTCAAAATTCAACCGAAAGGTTCTGTTgagaaatttgtttttattgcgtTTACTGGTCAACACCAGAGAATGTATAACacttattgtttatgtttaaatcatTCAACCACACTAGCTGAGGTACCGTAACTTATTTGGATCATTATTTTTTGTCGTTCTCCGCGAAGTGCACATTCTTAAGTAAAATGAATTCGGaacgaaaattaaaaacactaacaTGCAAAATTAAAAGCAAACGAAACAGTGAAAAGTAGCCTGAAAAGGAGAGATGTCACCGCCCAGTTTGGAGTACATGAGAGTACACTATCAATCATATTGAAGAATAATACTGAACTGTTGAAGAAACATTAATCTGGTGAAAGTCTATATAAAAGACGAAATATTGTCGAATTCCCTTACTTACAATGGTTTAAGCAGTGCCAATGTTCAAAgagttacatttttatttaacctaGCTCGCCTAACCGTATCCGATTCCTTTAAACGCACCTCCATAAGTAAAAATATGAGCCAATCGAAACTCGTCAACTTAAAAACCTTAGTAACTATAAGTTAAAAACTCGACAGCTCAAAGTTTTTAACGTTTCCCTTGGACTTTAAGttatcgaggttccactgtagaattgaaaacgagtggtcaattcCACTAGTTTCCCAAGTACTATCGCTCGTATCTctaaaatagcatttcgccatTTTCCACAGaatttcgagtgacgaaatcgagcgttGGCCCCCatcggtttaattttttttgacttGTAGCTGAATTAAAAGGATGCGGGTGCttgtaaatgttaaaatagtttctgttttaaaatgtttaccATCTAGTTGGTTAGTATAATATTCGTGCACCCAAAACCCTGGGGTATTCTCATTttaggggcccactgattaccagttcgccgtacgatatcagcctgtcagttatccgcgattgtcagcttttgcgaataactgacaggccgatatcgtccggcgaactggtaatcagtgggctttTAATACTAACTTTAACTTCAAAGCCACCGAGGATAAGATTTTCCGTGTGCAGATATTTATCTGAAATGTTTAAATGATAAAATCTCTAGTCAGGTACTTGAAGTAATATATCCAACCGTTGGTAAAAAAGGTGCTCGAATTGCTCCCGTAcgtaaataattgtatgtaggtaaataaatacaattccaCGATTGATTATAGGAATTGATATCTATTTGTGACATAATTAGCTGTGTGTTATAGTAGAAAAGTACAAGTATGTATTTCCTTTGTGAAAGCTTCCAAATAATGTAATAACTCCAATTTTAAGTATCCCATTTTATTTAGTGACATAAGTAGGATTCTTTTAAAGTCTTCCTGAAAGACCTCATGTATTATTTGCAGTTAAGTAAATGAAGTTGTACCAGTGAGTAGCATTCCGTACTTATGTTTACCTGCCTAGTCTGATATGGTTTTGTACGATGCGAGCAAATCCCGTTATTAATATTGCGATtcattaaaaacaaatgttGGCCAATTAGAAGTCACCTTCCCCTCCTCCTCTATCTACCCTAGGGGACCCTAACGTCACCGTTGGTGCCTAACTTCGCccaaatgaaataataaaataatatttttagcaagaaatatataggtattcaTTAAATACACGAAAAATAaaactgtgtaggtatatagttttaaagtaataaaataaaaataaaaaacataataaccTAACTTCGCCTAgccattattttaattatgaaacGATTCCTGAAACATATTCCAAATCTTAAATTactagttaataataaaattatgatttaatgaTATGTAAGGCGAAGTTATGTTCTAGAGGCAAGTTTAGGGTACGTGTTTTCGTCTAGCATTATTTTCAATGATCTGCAACATGGGTGACGGGGTTTGGATACGAGGTGTAACGTTTCCGATATGACTACTAAATGATCAAAAAATAACATGAGAGATATTAATTATATAGTATGTAAAGAAACATATCATATTCATATGTAGTATCATAAGTGTAAATTGAGATCCGCATAGACGTATTGTCAATTAAGGAATTAATTGTATAGTGACGTAATCGTATGTTGTGATTTTTATGAGTTATCAGTTCTTATATGCAATAAAACTATatgatttgttaaatatatttctttcatTTATTAGCCTCCCTTTTACCTACTTACCATTTATAATGATGTAGATAATAGGTAGATAAATTAgagagatagatagatagagacCGTGTTTGTTAAGTCTTCACCTACTTGGCAACGAATAACCCATTTATTCATATACGcattacaagcctcaattattagttaatttatgtttcatccctttcttacaaatagaTAACACAAAATGGCTGATTAAGATCAACGATTAATAGCTAATTGAGTCTTGCAGTGCATTTATAAGCATAGCAAAGCAAGCTAATTGAGTCTTGCATGCGCATAAGGGGGTAAATCTGGAAGCCATACCAAGGTGCAGTAAGTACATGTTCCCTCACTCTCAATGAGCATATAAGCGTTAGCGAAATGGAAGTGCGTGCTCGGGAGAGCGGTTcatgttttgtaattttatttatttgtacgttgaaataaataaaaaaagcaatcgatacgttccctcaaacatCATATTGCCGATTTCTAGAAgcaattttcgtatttttagcttttgtgcataagttgttaagttttttaagtgcattttaaacctatgttcgtgattttttctatcgagcaaaagtcaaaaactcaggattgtAATCGATACAATCTCTCTAGAAAAGGGCTCAagattgcaaattaaatttaagtagCCGTATTGTGAGCCTATCAAGCCGATGATGGTCCCGGGTACGAATCCCGTTAAGAGCATTTAAGTATTTGactatttgtgtgatgaacacaaatatttgttcccgagtcatgggcaTGGAGtgttctatgtatataagtattcatttatctatatacgtttgtatatcgtcgcctagtacccatagcacAAGCTTttcttagtttggggctaggtcgatttgtgtaagattgtcctcaaaTTCAATCGTGTCTTCGTGTCGAAATTAAATAGTTGTCTATAAATTTATGGCGAGTTCTGGGCGAACTAGGTACCTACTGGTTATTTCGACTTGTGATTTTATCAATTCAGAACAGTTGACAACAACACAAACAGTGGGCACAAACGATAATACGCTTTACGCTATACGGCCATAGAGGCCGTTAATCGTGCTTACGCGCTAACAGCCTCATATTATAAGTTATCGTTAGCGCGTAAAATATGAATCGTATTACACTTGTAATAAGGTCTAATAGCGGGGTTGTGATAAAGGGTGGATCGATGGCGCGGGGGTCGCCGGCGCCCTCTCGTGGCGCTCGGCGCGGCCTTCGCCGTCACCCGGCTCCCGGCTCCCTCAGTGCGCGAGGCAGCGGCCGGCGCGAGCCCGTGTGGCGTGTCCGTGCTGCGTTCATCCACTTGTCTCGAGTAACTCGACCGTCAGCAGCTCGCTCGAGGTGAGTACGCCAACGCATAATCCATTCAACGAATGACATAAGACCGCGCGTTACGTTTACGCGGGCTGTTTTAGTAAGCTTGTTTAATGTTGTGCCTCTTATCAACGTCAGGCGGTGCACCGATTACAGGGTGACAGCAAATGGATGGGTAAATTACATGTTTGGTTGGAGGGTGACTTCTAATTTACTTATACCTAAACAACTTCTTGTGATATGTTTTTAActctttaaataattaacagtCAAACATATACCTTCCTTAATAACATGTAATCAGAATCAGATGATTTCTTTTTAAATCCTTGTGTACCTaccaattataatattttatttataggtaccaATTTAGAGAagaattacattcaaatttaatttataagtcacgtaagaaataaatataagtactacttgaatttatttatttaatctttggCAACACTTctacaaatggcagacttaatgccttaaggtattctctaccagtcaaccaatacTATCCTTGAATCTAGACTTGAATCGTAAAACATCCAGAAAACTAAAATGCGGACTTGAAATCTACCCAAATCTACCTATGTACTTATTAGGTATTTCATTCACGTTACTTTTCCATTTAATTGGAAATCAGTAGCAACAGTCTGAGGTAATAATCATAGTTTTGACTTATTCTACATTGCACCCTACAAGTACCTACAGTTTTAGGTACTGAAGTATCTATAATCTAACAGATGGTTAAGATCATTAATCACATTTCTAACCGACTGACTGTCGTTGGACTTCGATCTGCATTTGCATACATACTCGTAACGCCCGCCAAATACGCAGTTaattattgtgtaataatgtaggTTATGTACCTACTAATAGGGCACAATTAGGTACATGAAGATCATCAATAGGGAGGTAGGCTCTAGAGCACTCCTTCCCTTCTGCGTCCCTCAAGCTAGTCGCTAGAGGACGGtatacttaagtacttataGCATTTCTTTATCTTCAGTTAAGAGTTGTCACATATTCTGGATAGCTTCTAATAGTCACTCCACAATACCCCCAATTGATAAAGCTATGttgcttttaaaaaaatcatgatcAAAGCTCTATCATGTTATGGCCAGCacttacttaagtattttttttaattatgattttacatggagatccaacagctataactatgctaataacGACATAAATAGTGACCGATCCAATTATAGGATCACACATACAGCAACatgttaatatttaacattaagttaaataacgGGCACTATTTTACATGGGCACATGTAATAATATGTTAACTACTAAAACGGATTACTTGGATCAAAGTTACAATGAGTAAATTAATACCTAACAAtctattttatacatttgactaGCAAAAAGCAACTGCAGTTATTATGATCaaataaatatcttataataagtaTGTTGGacttaaaaagcggccaagtgcgagtcggactcgcccatgaagggttccgtaccatttatgacatattaaaaaaaaactacttactagatctcgttcaaaccaattttcggtggaagtttgcatgataatgtatgttatatattttttttatttttatcattctgttattttagaagttacagggaaggaggggggggggggacacattttaccactttggaagtgtctctcgcgcaaactattcagtttagaaaaaaattatattagaaacctcaatatcatttttgaagacctgtccatagataccccacacgtatgggtttgatgaaaaaaagaaaaattgagtttcagttctaagtatggggaacctccaaaatttattgtttttttttctatttttgtgtgaaaatcttaatgcggttcatagaatacatcgacttaccaagtttgaacagtgttCTTATAGTtgcggaaaaaagtggctgtgacattaacggacaaacagacggacatgacaaatccataaggtttccgttttttgccatttggctacggaaccctaaaaactagaacttacaaaaaatttaacATTGTTTCTGTGGAGTTAAGTAATGGGTATTAGGTAACAATCACCGCTAAAGGTATACGAAGGTAG
Proteins encoded:
- the LOC133517878 gene encoding solute carrier family 66 member 2 isoform X3 encodes the protein MDWIISDELGLTVGHLVGWGAAGAMIIGGVAPYIPQYRQIKRTQDAEGFSLYVCLTLLIANTLRILFWFGKRYELPLLIQSIVMNITMFVMIHLCVTVRKKSQIIRARERIFTDMERKYFWAWTDFQSYVDCMLVFSVIGAAATYLMIEFGPFVELIGFMAVFTEAMLGAPQIAKNHQNKSTEGMSLSMVIMWTCGDIFKTAYFVLREAPTQFWVCGSLQVALDVVILFQVWLYRRDTAAARRARRGD